The genomic interval ACTACACCACACTCGAAAAAGTCCTCAAAACAGCCAAGTGGGGTATACGTGAGCATGATGGGCGCATAGGTTCGGCCAGAGCCGAGCTTAAAGCTGCTTATGACTTAGCGAATGATTTCCCGCGTGCTGTCAAGCAGATGATACAAGACGGCATCCTCCAAAAGCAGGGCAAGGCTGTAGTCAGATGGTTCATAAACACTGGAGCCAGAAACTTTATAAGTGAGACCGCTCGGGCAAAGTTTGATGTTGCTCGCGATTTGATTATTGAGCTTGCAAGACTCCTCGGTGTCTCTGTGGAGGAGACAACCGAAGATGAGGTTCTAACGGGGTTGATAGCGATAATACCCAAAGATATGTTGTCCAAGTTGCCCAGAGATAGAAGCACCACTATAAGCGTTGAGGGGCTTACCTTAGAGATTACACCAGTTGCAAAGTTCAAGACCGTGGGAAAGCCAGTGGCTTGCCTCAACTTCGGCGAGAAGGTCTACTGCTTCGACCAGAATGGTAATGAGGTAAACCCAGCCAGCGTGGTAGTCAGGTAAACATAAAAAATTATTTTTTTTCTATTTTAAGCTAGGTTTAGTCCCACCAGAACCTTATGTACACTTTTCCCTTTGCCAATATCGCCTCGAACTCTTCGCGGGTTAGGCTATACTCCTTCCCTTTCACTGAGAATACGTCGGTGTACATTATATCGCGCCAAGGCTTGACAAACATAAGGCTTTCTTTCCCATCTTCCTCCTCTTTCTTAGGCACTTCAAAATCTTCATATATTTCTTTCAGTAGAGGAGCTAAGATTTTGTCCTCAAGTATTAAGGGGGAGACGAATGTCCTTCTTCCTTCTACGTCCAGCTCGACAGCTAGGGAAACCTCATCGGGATGCAAGTCTCGTTTTTTGAGCTCCTTGTAGACGGCTATCGCAAACTCCACTTTGTCCCAGGGGATGAGCATGTCCTCTACAGTCACGCCAACGCCCATAAGTACCTCAATGAGGAAGAGGATGCTCGGCTCCCTCTTTGCAAGCTCGGCGAAGTCCTTGATGGGCGGGATGTTGTTGACCACCACCTCCAGCTCCTCCTTTGGGAGGAGCCTCGCCACCTCTATTAGTTGCTGGGAGGTTATCACGCCCTTGTAGGTGCCCCCGTCCCCATGTATGTCCACGAGCTGGCCCCTAAGCGTCTCTAACACTTTCTCCGTGAAGTGCACAGAATGCGAGGATGCCGTGACAGTCATTCACCCCAACACAGTATCTCATTTAGGATAAAAAAAATCTTTCTGTAAGGGAAGTGTGAAAGTATTTTCCCATTATTTTAGACTGTCGGGCCACAAAGCGTAAAGGCTCCGCTGGCGCGCGACCGGGTATAAGTGCTATTTTATTTTGAGGACTGGTGCCCCTATTGTTTTTGCGGCTTTTAGGTCTCTTAGTGCCTTGTTTACTTTTTCTAGCCTGTATTCTTGGACGTGTGTGTCGACCCCGTGGGTGGTATAGAAGTTTATGAAGCTCTTCACGTCTTCCCTTGTTACGTTTGCGACGCTTTTTATCTCTTTTTCTTGCCATAGGTGTGTCGCGTAGTCTAGGACGACTGGTGTCTGCTTCCTTATTGCGTTTATTACGAGCCTGCCTCCCCTGTCTATGAGCTCCATGGCCCTTGGGATTGTTTCGCCGACGGGCGTGAAGTCTAGTGCGAAGTTCAGCTTTTTCGGCGGGTCCTCGCTTGGAGGCCCTGCCCAGTCGGCGCCGAGCCTCTTGGCGAGGTCTCTGTGGTGCTCGCTCCTGGTGAACACGTAGATTTCTGTGGATGGGTGGAGCTTCCTGATGACCTGTATAGCTATGTGTGCCGAGGAGCCGAAGCCGAAGAGCCCTACGCGTGCCCCGTCATGCATGCCTAGGAGCCTATATGCCCTGAAGCCAACGGAGCCTGCACACATGAGTGGGGCTAGCCTTACAGCCTCTACGTTTCGGGGCAACGTGTATACGTAGTCTGCGTAGGCAACGGTATACTCCGCGTACCCGCCGTCGAGGTCGCAGCCGGTAGCCTTGAAGCTTTGGCAGAGGTTCTCGAGGCCCTTCCTACAATACTCACAGGTTCCACACGTGTGGCCTATCCATGCTACACCAACCCTTTCCCCTACGAGCCCGTCAACGCCGGCCGATTCTACTACCTTGCCTACGATCTGGTGGCCAGGTATGAGTGGGAGCTTGCACCTTATCCTGCCCTCTATGATGTCTATGTCTGTATAGCAGACGCCGCAGGCCTCGATCTCTATAAGGACTTGACCCTTTTTGGGGGCAGGCATAGGAACCTCTGTGACCTCAACTGGATCCTCCTTTAGGGGCAACGATGGGTACCGCCTAGCTGAGCCCTCTACAAATATCTCGGCGTTTTCATGGACAATGCCAGCCTTCATTATGGATGCCTCTTTAAGATATGCTTGTAACCATAAAAAAGTAGTGCATTTTACAGAACTATGAATAATGTCTTAATCACCTTTACCAATTCTTTTTTTGAGATGTACTTGAATCTTTGGGAGCTAGCTGTAGAATTTTTGAGTATCTAAACTAATGATTAGATTTCCAAACCATAAGTTTAAATATTTCTACATTTTTATTTGTTTGACCAACTATGAGCGAAATTAGAATGCCATTGTTGGGTGAAAAAGCGCCAGAATTCACAGCTAAGACGACTCACGGCGTTATCCACTTCCCAGACGACTTTAAAGGGAAATGGGTTGTACTATTTAGCCATCCAGCTGACTTCACGCCTGTATGCACGACTGAGTTTGTGGCTTTCCAGAAAAGGTTCGAGGAATTCGAGAAGCTCAACGTCCAGCTGGTAGGTCTAAGCATTGACCAGGTCTTCAGCCACATTAAGTGGGTTGAATGGATAAGGGAGAAGCTTGGAGTTGAGATAAAGTTCCCAATCATTGCGGACGACACCGGGGAGATAGCTAAAAAATATGGAATGATTCACCCTGGAAAGGGCACCAACACTGTTAGGGCCGTCTTCGTTATCGACCCCAACGGGATAGTGAGGGCTGTACTGTACTACCCGCAGGAGATTGGAAGGAACATGGACGAGATCCTGAGGCTTGTCAAGGCGTTGCAGACCTCTGACAAGTATGGCGTGGCTCTGCCTGCTAACTGGCCGAACAACGAGCTGATTGACGGCAAGGCAATTATTCCGCCTGCAAGCGACGAGAAGACTGCGAAGGAGCGCCTAGAGAAGGCAAAGAAGAAGGAGATCGAGTGCTTTGACTGGTGGTTCTGCTACAAGTCCATCTAAAAATATTTTTTCTTTTTCTATCCTATTTTTGTTAACTCTTTTATTCTCGAGTAGAAACTCATCTCCTCGCTGTTGGCTAGATGTATTTCGAATGGGTGAAAGGGAGGTAGACCAGCTAGCTCCTCTATTTTCAGCTTTAGCTCTGCTCTCTCGATGTTGCTTTTTGGGATCATGTCTGACCTTATGAGTAGGTCTACGTCGCTCCCGCCAACTGCTTCGCCCCTTACGACGCTACCGAACACGTAGACCTCTGCGTCTGGGAGGACTCTTTTTGCGGCCTCTGCTATTTTTTCTGTGTATGGTCTCCAGTTTTTGAGTATTTTTGCTCTCTCGATTAGTGCCTCAATGTAGTTCTCGATACTTCAACACCTCGTGTGCTAGTTTTATGGCTTCTTGTGCTTCTTCTTTGCTGTATTCTCTTGGGAGATACCTTGTAGCTATGTAAGCATCTTCCAAGAATGCTACTAGACGCTTGTTGTTCTGGTAGACATCATATAGGTTTCTGAGCTCCTCAATTTTTGGAGTAGCTGGAATAGATATGTTAAGGAGTGGGTTCTAGGGTAGTCTCCTAGTTCTTCTAAGAGGATAGATTTTAGATGGAGTTGTATGGCTTGTTCATGGAGGTAAACGGTGAGGTCGTATTCTCCGTCTTGGTAAGCTGTTTCAGCGGTTTTCCGGAAGGCTTTTGCCCTTTTTCTAAGAATTTTTACTTCGTCTATGTGTGGCAAGGCTCGTCCCTCAAATCCTAGTCAATATACAGTAACATAGTTATTTAATTATTCTTGGCCAAAGTCGTATCTAGGTCTAAGGTTGATGCATTAGACGAATTAACTTTCATTGTTGTTTCTTGGCAATATTTATTTCCGCGTGGATGTTAAAATATCTGTGCCAAGATTTGCTGATTTGCTTGTAGAGGAGGTCAGGAGGAAGAGGGAAGAACTTGCACGTGTGATTGGTGGGGAAGGCGACCTCAGGAACTATTACGGCGAGCTTCTTAGGAGGGTCTGGTTGAGCGACTTGTCTCAGGACAAGGTTGACGGACGGGTTTATGGGGTTGATAGTAGCTGTGACGATATAGATGTTGTTGGGGGCGGCTCTATTCTTATTTCTAGGGCAATCGCTCTGAGTGTGGGTGGCAACGAGGTTAGGAAGCTGAGACTGGACGCGTTTTTCCCCAGGGATATCCGGGACCAAGAGGAGCTGAAAAGGCTCATGCGGGAGCACCTCGAGCACCTTGCTGGGCTGGAGGCTGTCGAGAGAGGGGCGGAGACCGTGCTTATTGATGGCTCTCTCTATGCGAGGATGACGCATGTACTGCGCGAGATAAATATTGATGGCTACGAGGACTTCATGTTTGAGTATATCGAGACTTATGCGGGTTTTTTAAGGGAGGCTTTAAAGAGGAATGTAGCGGTAGTTGGTGTAAGTAAGGATTCGAGGTCCACAGTGCTCAAGGAGGAGCTCTTGATGCTTAAGCTCCGAGAATTAGTGGCAAGCCTTGAGCCTTCTGTTCGGGAGACTGTTCTCGGCCTGTTCGGGGAGATCAAGCGGCGTCCCCGCGAAGCGCTGGAGGGCTTGAGGCACTTGCTGAAGTCTGGGGTCTCGATGGAAGTATACGAGTTGTTTAGGAACGCTACCAGTGGGGCTCCAGACAGCAAGATTATTTTTTCTGCTGGTCTTGGCAGAGGGCTGA from Thermofilum adornatum carries:
- a CDS encoding zinc-binding alcohol dehydrogenase family protein; the protein is MKAGIVHENAEIFVEGSARRYPSLPLKEDPVEVTEVPMPAPKKGQVLIEIEACGVCYTDIDIIEGRIRCKLPLIPGHQIVGKVVESAGVDGLVGERVGVAWIGHTCGTCEYCRKGLENLCQSFKATGCDLDGGYAEYTVAYADYVYTLPRNVEAVRLAPLMCAGSVGFRAYRLLGMHDGARVGLFGFGSSAHIAIQVIRKLHPSTEIYVFTRSEHHRDLAKRLGADWAGPPSEDPPKKLNFALDFTPVGETIPRAMELIDRGGRLVINAIRKQTPVVLDYATHLWQEKEIKSVANVTREDVKSFINFYTTHGVDTHVQEYRLEKVNKALRDLKAAKTIGAPVLKIK
- a CDS encoding peroxiredoxin; protein product: MSEIRMPLLGEKAPEFTAKTTHGVIHFPDDFKGKWVVLFSHPADFTPVCTTEFVAFQKRFEEFEKLNVQLVGLSIDQVFSHIKWVEWIREKLGVEIKFPIIADDTGEIAKKYGMIHPGKGTNTVRAVFVIDPNGIVRAVLYYPQEIGRNMDEILRLVKALQTSDKYGVALPANWPNNELIDGKAIIPPASDEKTAKERLEKAKKKEIECFDWWFCYKSI
- a CDS encoding nucleotidyltransferase domain-containing protein; its protein translation is MENYIEALIERAKILKNWRPYTEKIAEAAKRVLPDAEVYVFGSVVRGEAVGGSDVDLLIRSDMIPKSNIERAELKLKIEELAGLPPFHPFEIHLANSEEMSFYSRIKELTKIG
- a CDS encoding HEPN domain-containing protein; the protein is MEDAYIATRYLPREYSKEEAQEAIKLAHEVLKYRELH
- a CDS encoding HEPN domain-containing protein gives rise to the protein MPHIDEVKILRKRAKAFRKTAETAYQDGEYDLTVYLHEQAIQLHLKSILLEELGDYPRTHSLTYLFQLLQKLRSSETYMMSTRTTSV
- a CDS encoding DNA double-strand break repair nuclease NurA, which codes for MPRFADLLVEEVRRKREELARVIGGEGDLRNYYGELLRRVWLSDLSQDKVDGRVYGVDSSCDDIDVVGGGSILISRAIALSVGGNEVRKLRLDAFFPRDIRDQEELKRLMREHLEHLAGLEAVERGAETVLIDGSLYARMTHVLREINIDGYEDFMFEYIETYAGFLREALKRNVAVVGVSKDSRSTVLKEELLMLKLRELVASLEPSVRETVLGLFGEIKRRPREALEGLRHLLKSGVSMEVYELFRNATSGAPDSKIIFSAGLGRGLSLPLQLSIEKVSARVFELVLSDSHEKLLGLLERVFPATRDKLGDSFQEKASRMIEALKSYPPIAVTYVVLEQGDDPIRVDVALKGKYPTRGESHFLEAIPEEMLKGLKSIAGLYAGPRSYNVLLLEADKRVRTTHDTMEMYHRLIMQELKTLVMHSRSDRRFFYP